The following proteins are co-located in the Mobula hypostoma chromosome 4, sMobHyp1.1, whole genome shotgun sequence genome:
- the pomk gene encoding protein O-mannose kinase, with the protein MQMTSSGIHGSSVRQKMTLCLVSLIAVVFTVTMIFRNELLDALSWLRSPLDRTSDNCPPGYFWLRGMKDCFPWLSCEMIQTEVTVMEPIGQGAVKQVLLAYWRGNKVTLSRLAASEFSDDFFHGLEMLKGLQSSYVVQLLGFCEEDATILTEYHPLGSLVNVNSVLQQEEHREFDTWEVRFHLALEYVNFLHYLHNSPLGTRVMCDSNDLTKTLSQYLLTTNLHVIANDLDALPLVNRSAGVLIKCGTRQLHGDFVAPEQLWPFGDKLPFSDDLMPPYDEKTDIWKVPDVTDFLLGQVGGSDVVRLHLFQLHQDCKKNEPQLRPSMLNVVKTYKAVYDSLIQESELFGIHSQMLHEL; encoded by the exons ATGCAGATGACATCGTCTGGTATTCATGGCTCTTCAGTAAGACAGAAGATGACCCTGTGCCTTGTATCCCTTATTGCTGTCGTCTTTACAGTCACCATGATCTTCAGAAATGAACTTTTAGATGCATTGAGTTGGTTGAGAAGCCCATTAGACAGGACATCAGACAACTGCCCACCAGGCTACTTCTGGCTGCGAGGAATGAAGGATTGCTTCCCCTGGTTATCCTGTGAAATGATACAGACCGAGGTTACTGTGATGGAACCAATTGGACAAGGTGCTGTCAAGCAG GTTTTGCTTGCATACTGGAGGGGAAACAAAGTGACTCTCTCTCGACTTGCTGCCTCTGAATTCAGTGATGACTTCTTTCATGGATTAGAGATGCTGAAAGGCTTGCAGAGTTCGTATGTGGTTCAGCTGCTGGGATTTTGTGAGGAGGATGCCACTATCCTCACGGAGTATCACCCACTAGGATCGCTAGTCAATGTTAATTCAGTTTTGCAACAGGAGGAGCACAGAGAATTTGATACATGGGAAGTTCGATTCCATTTAGCTCTTGAATACGTGAATTTTCTGCATTATTTGCACAACAGTCCATTGGGTACCCGTGTTATGTGCGACTCCAATGACCTGACAAAGACCTTGTCTCAGTATTTGTTGACAACGAATCTGCATGTGATAGCCAATGATCTGGATGCTCTTCCACTAGTGAATCGAAGTGCTGGTGTTTTAATTAAATGTGGTACCCGGCAGTTACATGGTGACTTTGTGGCTCCAGAGCAGCTTTGGCCATTTGGTGACAAGCTTCCATTTTCTGATGACCTCATGCCTCCATATGATGAGAAAACAGATATTTGGAAGGTTCCAGATGTCACAGACTTTTTGCTGGGCCAAGTTGGAGGAAGTGATGTGGTCAGACTTCATTTGTTTCAGTTGCATCAAGACTGCAAGAAAAATGAGCCACAGCTTCGACCATCAATGCTGAATGTTGTGAAGACTTACAAAGCTGTTTATGATTCACTGATACAGGAGTCAGAGTTGTTTGGCATTCACAGTCAGATGTTACATGAGTTATAA